AGATAATTGAATATCTAACTTTAATATTCGAATAATGTAAAGGAAATCTGTATATTAACAGTACACCTAACTAAACtatttaaagtataaaaaataggaaATATGTGTGATGTTAGGAAGTTGAATGAATGAGGCACGAACTTTGTTGAACATTGCTATGTACGCAAGTACGCATTATACGTTAGTTAGTTCATATATAGGTACTCGTATATACGCGTATGGTATGTATGTGTCTGTAATAGTTAAGGGTCCTAAAATTCCATCACCTTTCTTAGACGATTAAGTACGAACTGGCATCTTAGTCCTACGTAAAAGCTCATAGCTTTGGTCATTCCATAATATTTTTGGTATATACGACTTCTAGATTATAGTCTAGATGTTATCTATTTTAGTCTAAATCATTTGGCTTTCCTGCGGTAACGAACTTAACCATGTCTAGCCTATTCCACTGACTTTATTTTCTAAGGTGCAATGCGCACTTCACTTTGTCATCTTTATCACTTTCATTCGGACTTAATACCGCATCGCTGAAATTGCTACGCCGTGGCTACGTCGTCTAGTTTCCTTGCCTTCCTGCTTTGAAGAGTATCAGATCTAGCGTTTTCAAGTTGGTATTGTAGCCTCGGCTGTAGTTTTGTTTACTGCATCCTCGCCTCCTGCAGTTGCGGGGGATAGGAGAGGGGGGGCAACAGTGGGCCCTGGACCCCCCCGCCTGGGAGCGCGTAGTAGGGGGACACATAACCTGCTCCGCTGGCCGCTGCGGCTGCTGCTGTAAGGAAACAATGGCATGGAATTAGAATTGTTCTACTTACATGGGCTGGTTGGAGTGAACTAGCGATTTTAAATAGGAACTACAGGAAATAGACACTACCTAGATGTCGAGTTATGGAAATTGagggtaagtaaattattttccgtctGTTGATCATAATGGAGACCAGGTATCGACTATACCACAGAACTGCTGCCGAAGCCGAAAATAGCCGAGGGTAATAGCCGAGATTGAAAAGTTTGTTTACAGTTTGCAGCCTTTAGAATTTCTCATCTTACCACTTATACGTATACTTTTTAACGGATCGATTTAGGGAAGATTATAAACGAATTTAAGTGAGTAGCTAATTAGATAATTTCCGTgtgtaaaatacatttattgtaTGTAGTAGACTAGGTACCCACATGCGTACGTAGTTAATACCTTACAGTGGACAGAGCAAGTAAGTAAAACTTGCAAACACATTAAAATTTGATACTTAGATCCATATATCCATCGCAGAACTTCGGGTATCAAAGGATATTGCAAGTTGTCCCTTGACATTCTCGTTGAACCTGTAGCTGCACTGAAGTAAGTTTTAAGCAGTTGATGTGTGTGTGAATTCAACAATCGTTTACCTGCAGCTGTAGCGTAAGGATCGAATCCCGCGGCTGCGTACTGTTGTTGATAGGCCGCAGCGccctgcgccgccgccgcctggtACTCGTAGAGGTGGTTGGCCGCCGCTACTGCAGCCGCGTGCTGCAGCTGCGGCATGACCAGCCCCGACCCCGCGCTCACCCCGCCGACCCCGCCCACCCCCGTCATATATCCAGGAGTCCCGTACACGTAGCCCGGAGACAACCTGCCAATGTAAACCAACCGTCAGCCTATGAAAACCCCCAAGCGGCAGCGACAAACGTGCAAGAACACGAGCGCATGGATAGCCGCAGAACCAACGCATAACGCAAAAACAATTGCCAGtcgtttttatcttttttatgaaACCGCAGGATATGGTAATGACTGTGAAGTGAAAACGATAATCAATTACGTAGAACCGCGTCAGTCACCATGAGCTAAAAAgcataataaaatgtaagtagTTATACGTTGGTTCTCGTAGGCATCCAGTTCTTTTAAattaaagtaattttaagtatctaagtactttaaattatgtaaaaaaatatatttcagctCAATGTTCGAGAACATTTGCCGCTCGAACACCCTTGACGGCTTTTCGCAACAATCAGGAATTGCAATTGGTGTCGTGCGGAAAGCCTTCAATTTAGAAAATTAATACTTTTCAAAACTGTAATCACACTCTATAAGTACCTAGCCCCATTTGCAGCCTTGACAGGCACGAGCAAATATAGTCTTGTTATGTTAGTAGACATCGATAAACAGTtatataatgtaagtatatgCGCCTGATCGTAGCTGGATATTCCTACACTGTCGCCGATGGCACAGCCGCCGTGCGTCAATTCCAGAAGAATGTAAAAAAAACTCGTATCAAAATATAAAGTGGCAACATCCACTCCACATCGACGAAAATATCTCGTATTTTCTTATCGTTAAATTCGTCTCGGTGGGGAAACGTCGTACGAATCAAGATTTAGGAGTCGCCGCGTGTCAATTTCGAAATCTCGAATGATTTACGTAGATTTATATAAAATCTAGAGCTGTATGAATGCTGTTTGATCCAACCAacaattttgaattatttttggtCACGTGTTTTGTAGTGAATCGAGGATTAAGTTCGTTTCGTTCCACTCGTACATAAAGGGAGTGCACGTGAGTGTAGCCGAGGTGGATGTGAGCGTCAGAAATTGCCGAGTCGGCTGCTCTCTCGCGAAGGCGGTCAAGTTGCGTCGAGAGGACTCGGCGGTGCGTCGCGTCAGCGTCTTTCGAGCACCATCGACGGCAACTTTCCTCTTTTCTAATTATCGCTGtctttttttgtcatttcagtAGGATAGAGACAGCGGTCGCAAGTGCAGCCGGGTGGTCGTGGTGTCTTCGACGCATGCGCGGCGCCCGCCCCACGCCCCGCCCGCCTAGCACGCCCACCTGTGGTCTACCGACGCTATTCGCAAACacaatacctacttgtttacaTTATACCCACAACCTACCTACTCTTGTTTTCTCAGGTCAACCATAGGACACAAGTTCATTAACTCTCCCCTCTCGTTACTTAGTTACTGTCTACGCTACTTTATACTAAGAACTTTATGATATTGTTAAAAGTCTAATAGAGGAAGTGaagatataaatatgtattacaAACACGCATAAACACTAAACAGCATATAAAACTGGCGGAACATCACACATCAAAGCTGACACATCTACTTGCAGGAACAAAACCGACAATTACGTCTACTGAGGTTGAGGGTAGTCGGGTAATATTGTACAAATTACAActgattattatttgtattctaATTGTCCAATATAGTTGGTTTATTATATCATTGAACAATGAACATATAACATCAAGCCTTACATGCAAAAGAGTAATAAGaattaactaggtaggtatgtcacaaattataatatatcgaATCGTCATTAAGGTGatgttagttatttatttcatgACAAATGTATTGACGTTGACGCATTCCTATAATTGGTCCTGCGTGGAATTACTCGTGACCGGTCGCCTAATTACCTACTGGTTTATTGGATAGGGAATAAAAACAAAGAGCAATTAATCGAGCGAAGCTTTCACTTTATTTTTCCATTACTAGAGTACCGATGAATAATATATGTGTGTGGTGGTTCGGCGGGCGTGTTCCGCGACCCTGCACGCGCATCGATCGCACGCCAACACCCACTACAGGCCCACAGCTGTCCTACTGATTGGATCCAATGCGGCATAGCTTGCAGCTCAGAGGAGTTGCGTGTAGAGGAATGTATGCGACATTAATATATGTGCTTGACTTTGATTGGCCTGCCTGCGGACACGTCGCGGCCGTGTGAAGCTGTGCGACGGCCGCGGCGCCTCGAGAGTGCGCGCACACCTACGCACACACTGCGCACCCTCGACGCGGCTCGCGGCGCCTGCGCCACTCCGCGACAGTAGTAAGTGTATTAACGAAATCCACCACCAACAAAACTCAATTCAAATCAAAAAATCTTACACGAACACGGCATAAAACATATAAAGTAAAGAAAACATTGAGTGTCGAGAACGATGCGTATAGTGACGGCGCGGGCGGTGGGCGGCGCCGCGCGGCCTGGCCCCGGGGCGCCGCCCATGCTCCGGATAGCTTTGTAAAACGTAAACATTAAAAAACCCAATCGACTAATTCACACCCAAAACGAAAAAAATCCACTCTCACGCTCACGCTTGCCATAGATACCTATGTGAAAATGTTTGATAATTTAGTCTAGGTGTGGTCcgccggccgccgcgccgctaccACCGGTCGCCGCTCGCCTCATCTACCGAGACAAAAGTCAGCTCAGCCAACAATCTCCAACTACTCGCATCGCTTTCGATAACCCAACCAACttgtatctctctctctctaacaTAGGTAATTTTCCTAAACTGCAGTTCCGGTGCAAGAAAGTCTTCCTAGTTCCAGGTTACCTATAAGAAgataaaatacctaagtatatagTAGATGTGCATTTTATTGGCCATTCATGTCTGCAATCAATTCATAGATAACCCAAGTGAAGTATATTTCAGAGCCTACTGCCAATCGTCCCCAATAAGGAATAGTTATTTCATCTGCTACTAAGATCTGATTTTTGTCTCGTGAGATGTACAGAGAGCGGCATGCGGCGCCGCAAGTGCTGGCAAATATCGAAGTGTTGAACCATTGAACATTGATACAGATGCGTCAGAGAGCGGGCGAGGCCGGTACTCACCCGTACGGAGCCTGCAGCACGGTGGGGTACCCTGCGCGCacgccggccgccgccgccgccgccagcccGAACCCTGCAACACATACACATCCATTTATATCAAGTGAAAACGTAACGGAACCAAGTGACACTAACAAAACGAGAACACAAAAATCTCAACCGTTAAATAAATTCCTCTTTCATCATCCGCGTTCTAGAATCGATATTTTTGTCCTCACTTAACGGAAGTGTCTACAGAAGACTCCGAACCTAAATATACCTATCGGTGAAGAGATTGGACATCTTCCAAATGACACACGAGTCAACTTAGCGGAGGCAACGTTGAAGtgttaatttctttttattgcaTTGTTAAGGCGCGCGGGGTGGGTCTATTTCGGTCGCTGGCCGCCGCCGCCCGGGCCGCGGCATCCAGGGACTCGCCGCCTGACAAGAACACGACAAAATCTCGCTATAAATGGCTTTCAGTCATTGGCACCGTCGCGCGCCCTCAGCAGCCATCAAGGCATCATGCCGTTGTTTGCCAAAATCAAATGCCAAATATTGATGAGAATCTATGACTTCGAACATTCGtcgcattttataaaaataagtattgtCCAACACCATGCCCAGCGGATTACCGGACATTTTGAAAATCAAAATAACATATCTTTCTAGGAAATGTGCAATCATAATAATAGTTTGCGTATCATAAAATTGCTGATTAATGGCTAATGGTCATAAGAGCGTGACCTCTACCGGGCTAAATTCACGATGGCTATTGTGTATGGTGAAATTTCACCGGTGATTACCGCGGATCGCATCCGGAGCGACCCCGGATGGTGTCGCGCTTCGGCTGCTGCGATAATGTCGCCTGCCGACCTTCTACGAGGTGTCCCGCCGCCACTGACGTCATGCCCAAATGTTCAAGAGCATAACACAGCAACATCTTCAAAATTGAACATCGCCGTAATTGTCCGGATGAGGTAGAGCAAGTAGACAGTAAAGGCGTAGAGATTCCCCTAAACGAAGGGGTTGGTCGCGTGCTGGCGCACCGCGTGATGTGCCACCGTCGATCGATGCCGAGCCATTTGACGGCCGAGGTCGGACCACTGTCCACCATAATGCTTATCTTGATTCATTAAATTTTTCCTCTTTCCTTTTATGTCCATTGTGGCGCAGCCTAAATGCGCAGTCCTTTGTTGTCGTATGTGACCCAGATAGATTTTCGTCGTAATCGATTGTTGGCCAACACACAATAGTTCGACATTCGAATTTCAACTTGTATGCGACGTAGAACAAACATGACTAGTGTCGGCCAAAAGTTGAATGACGCACAGTTTTGTGGAAAATTATTCACAAATCTCCTCCTGAAAGACGATTCGTGCCTACGCATGTTACAAATAAAGCTTCTGTTTGGAAtagttttgtgtgttgtttcaGAAGGAGTCCTGGCGCGGGTCGTCGAACTGCAAAGCCGACAGTACTCGTAAGTGCTTAACGCCGCTTGTAAGGATTCCACGGAAATACGATTTTATGCGGCCGCGCCGGGACAGGGCTCACGAGTTATTACTGGCATATCCCTCGACTCCGTCTACTCTCAATGTCGGATGACGAACACAATCAGGGAATGCATAAACTTGTAAAGTTGTAACCCAAACAATCAGAGCGCGATTCAGTGTAATCGTTAATTTCGTTTATGAGTTCAGAATCTGTGCAAATGTGCCGGCGTAGCCAAAGCTCACAGTAAAGGCGAGGAAAATCGTTCATTAGCTCGAAAACAAGGTTGCTCGGTGAACACATTGTAGCATCAATATATGTCGTGCAAGTTTACTGGCACAAGAATAGATGCAGACCAGTCGTGGCCTAGTTTCGTAGGACCAACCCGATCGTCCACCGGGCGGTTTGGGCGGACCGCGGAGGTCGCAGTGTCCGGTAGCCTTCCTTTGATCTGCGGTGTCGCGTGCCGTCTCCGTCACCGACGGCCATCAATCCGCCGAGACGCGTCGGACTGTCGGGGCCCACGCCGCACTTACACAACGATTAATTACCCCCTTGCCGTGTCGCGTTTATTCTTGAGACATTTATTTTTGGAGAAACACGTGCATAGCAGGAGCCGACCAACCCATTCGATTTTTATGCCCGTCAATGTATGCTAAGCGAAATAAAACATatcaatttaacaataaaatactatcTTCGTGCTTATACAATACGTAGGTACTGCTTAATATTAGAGAAGACAAGAAAATACCACGTAATAGCGTTTCTGATTTCATAAAGCATGATTTTAAACATAGTACGAGTACTACTTTAGCTTTTAGattattagtaagtattctatgcaaaattaagatgatcaaGTGTGCTTTGTGCGCTCGTATAAAAGATAAGGTGGCGAGAGATGAGGCTCTGGCGCACCGCCAGGTCTGGTGTCGCGGCGCAGGCGGCTGCGACGATGTTCCCAAAACTGCGTATATTTAGACAAAATAAAGAGCGCGCCGAAGACAAAACGAGACGCAACTCTGTTTTATAAATAACCACGTCGTTCGCCGGACGGAGTCAGCTCGCTCGAACAACCTCTGCTCGCCAGctgttgtacataaataataattaacacgCGAAGAAAGCTAAGTCCAGCTTTTCTGAAGCCTCTAATAAATTCAGGCTAAATTATGAGTTGGAACCTCCTATTCTTTAGATTATTTCGCAAGTTGGCAAAGCTAACTAAGTGGCTAAGCCAAAATCCGCTTGGCTTCGTCTAGGTGCGTATCGCGTGTAATCTACGCCACGGGAGGATTATCAGAGGATCACAGGGCTTCGCACGGAAGTCGCGGCTTGGGCTCGGGTTACACACCCCGGCACAAAAGGAACGGAACTACTACACTCGAGTGTTCCTGTGCTCGGTCATTGCCCGACACGACAGTATTCTAGGATCAAATTCCTAAAACCGAAAATGCTGCGAGTAATTAAAACTGAGGACGTCGTGCTCTATCGCGGTGCCATGGAATTAGTTTAGATTTTGGGCCACATGCCACACATCCGCATGACACGGAAGAtactattatttacttggaccgTGTTCAAGATCTTCTAGGTTATTAGTGTAGCGACATCGTAAATTAATATGTCTATCTATTCCTTTTAATGAGCAGGGAGTAAATTCAGTGGAACTGGACAGGTTTTATGTTGTCTACTACCATTTCCTAGCGAAATAGGTGATGTTTATTTTATGGTACCAACGTGGCTGTCTAATTTAATTAGATCATGTTTTAGTACTACTCGCCGCTTGGTAGAATAGCTGTGGTGCCCGTGGTTTACGGTTTTATGCTCGAAATCACAGCAACGACAACCTAGTGTCGGTAATTACACGTTTCCGTCGCCGACAGTAAAATAAAGATACATATTGTAAAGGCTGATAGTATCGCGTCGCGTCGCGTGGTTCGCGAGCCACATTATGGCTTCGCTTCATACAATTATAACTACGCTGTTATCGATCAGAATACTTTTCAATGTTCAGACTCCAAACAAGAAAATACAAATCGAAATATACCAACAATCTTAAGCACTTAAACTGTCTCTTTATTTTAAAGAGACATTGGCAAAAGTTATGTTTTGACTGCCCGCCCGTGTTCATTATCCTTCTGAGAAACGAACGGAAAAGCAAATTATACTAAATTGCTGTTTTGATATCGATCGCTGCGAGTGGCGCGTGCGAGCCCATCGGTGCATCGCCTAAATCCCGAAATAAAAATAGTTGAGGGGGTGTCCGCACTGGGGGGTGCGCGGGGGCATGCATAAGTAATGCACCGGCGAAGGGCGCGCAGCGGCGCACGCGATCCGTCCGCAATGCCAAACACAGGGACTAACCCCTCGCGCGGCACAAAGGGCTCAAACTCCTCGTTAATCAATGATGAGTTGCATACTTAGCTTTCGAGCGCATGTTCGCGCTTCAATGATTCAGAAGTGTTGTAAATGTAATTAGACATCCATATCCATACCTACTCATTGTTTCGTCACCGAAGAAATTCAAGTGTACTCATATTCTTTGTCCGGAGGATAAGcttttgaagaataaaggaGATTTGAGTAGGGTAAACGAATCCGTAAATCTGTCAATAGTTCCGACCCATTTATGTGGGCTGGCGCAGCTCGGCCACCGCTCGTTTGGCTGATAGAGCCTAATGTTTCGGCGGGGGCGGTGCACTGTGGGCAGGTGTGAATCGATTACCACGGCGGTCGCGGCACTCAATAATTCAACGTGTCCGCCGCTGTTTGGACAAGTGCCTCGGCGGCCTTCATCAACACtcctttataataaaactttaacaaTGTTTTCATAATCGACGCCAGGCCTCCGAAATCGCTCGTTAGTAGCAAACTGGCAACCGCGGCGTATTTACAAGCTGGCCTACAAATATTTCGTACCGCAGCAGTTAAAGTACGCAAGACAAGTAAACAAATCGCGGTGAAACAAAATAGTCGTAACTAACTGGTATTCTTGAGGCGTCTTTATAATATGGTAAAGGAGAATGATTATGGAACACCTAATTAAATAAACGGCAGACTATCCGACTGTGACGTTGTCAGTTTCCATTCAATACTATTGACAGTTTCAAAAAGAAGCCAAGAAGTTAAAACAAATCGTAACCAATTCTAGAAAATTTTATCTACCTCACATGAAAAGAAGCGGCGATGATTTCTTAAATCACATCGTGGAAACTACAGATTAAAGCTTATTTATTTTGGCTCGGCCGAGATGCGCGCGCGCCGAAGACAGACGCGCATTTACGCCTCCATCAATGCCAGCAAATATATTTCCATTAAAAAACATCAAATAGTCCAGTCAGTTTTATTCAACGATCTAGGTTTACGACTATTACATTATGTGATAACTgtgatgttattttattatccatTTTAGTTAACAACTTATTGGTTCGAGATACTTTGACAGACCTTTTTTGTTGTACCTAGTTCATTCATTTGAATATAAAAGAGCATTTGTCCTTGTTACTTTTTAGTTTAGTTTGAGTAACGCAGGTAGAGTGTACTTGGGTCGGAGCCGGCTGCGCCTGCGTCAAAAGCAAATCGCAACCCCTCTGTGAAATAACGGTAACGACCGCAGTTGCATTACAAGCCAACGGCCTCTAAAACCGGACTAGTAACGGACGAATCTTTTGACAACTGCGCCCAGAAACAGCGCTTTAGGTCTCAAATACCGATCTATAAACAGAGAATCCTGCCGGTTGTAACAAAAGCCAAAAGTTTTATGTAAAACAGGGACGAAAGTCGACGCGTTTCCGCCGATATATTTATGAAAGGGCGAACAAACAATGTACACCGCAGCCGTAAACTTTAATCCAACAAGACACAATTCTGTAGACTAAACAGATTCGGCGGTACCGGATTTAATGCGTTTGTATAACAATCAATAATAACAGCCGCGACCGGAACAACATTTCAACAGTTCATTGTTTGCTAAGAGATCTTAACCAAATAAATCATCTCAACATTTGCAAGAGTTTCTACAGCAATAGACAGCTGATAGATTCAcatgtacttaagtataatacAAAACAAGGAAAAGATatgtaaaataattgttaaaccGACAAATTATGTAAACCTAAAGCGATCTATGTCTACGTGACGCGGAGGAAATTATAGTTGTACGGTTATCGTTGAATCAACGTGTGGTCGATGATTGGAACCGGTGGAACGGTGGAGCATGGAACACATCGCGGTGGGGTTGCCACGGATGCGTGGACAATCCACGAAATGTGCGCGTGCAGGAGCGGGGCATATGGCGCGGCCGGTACGGCGCAGCCAGGTGCTCGTCATGCGCGCCCGCACCCATTGTGTGCACAgccccgcgcgccccgcgccccgcgtgCAGTACCTCGTCACTGCGCACCCGACAGCCCGCCATCCACACTCGCAACAATACCGCGAGCCCGCGACCTCACACAATGCGAATCCAACAAAAACTTCTCATCCCAACACGAACGTCTTCGCC
The Pectinophora gossypiella chromosome 2, ilPecGoss1.1, whole genome shotgun sequence genome window above contains:
- the LOC126372427 gene encoding RNA-binding protein 24-B-like isoform X2 encodes the protein MLMAGALPAEPEGLLALGALPGQKDTTWTKLFVGGLPYHTTDKSLREHFAVYGDIEEAVVITDRQTSKSRGYGFVIMGDRAAAERACKDPNPIIDGRKANVNLAILGAKPRGNLAPGFGLAAAAAAGVRAGYPTVLQAPYGLSPGYVYGTPGYMTGVGGVGGVSAGSGLVMPQLQHAAAVAAANHLYEYQAAAAQGAAAYQQQYAAAGFDPYATAAAAAAASGAGYVSPYYALPGGGVQGPLLPPLSYPPQLQEARMQ
- the LOC126372427 gene encoding RNA-binding protein 24-B-like isoform X1, with translation MLMAGALPAEPEGLLALGALPGQKDTTWTKLFVGGLPYHTTDKSLREHFAVYGDIEEAVVITDRQTSKSRGYGFVIMGDRAAAERACKDPNPIIDGRKANVNLAILGAKPRGNLAPGFGLAAAAAAGVRAGYPTVLQAPYGLSPGYVYGTPGYMTGVGGVGGVSAGSGLVMPQLQHAAAVAAANHLYEYQAAAAQGAAAYQQQYAAAGFDPYATAAAAAAAASGAGYVSPYYALPGGGVQGPLLPPLSYPPQLQEARMQ